A genomic region of Mycolicibacterium poriferae contains the following coding sequences:
- a CDS encoding flavodoxin family protein, translating into MTAADGGTGPKAAPRVLFVYYSYTGQTAKVLDGAAEAFRQRGCEVHTAAIEFVDAKYAEPFTRFPMRKVWPDMFSVLPAQNRGQTGEIRTPDAVRDGNYDLVCLGSPTWWDTVSMPLRSFLTSAEAAPLLDGTPYAVFVVCRRKWRRNLEAVRELADKNGGRFADSIHFGYPGGELPSLLSLASYLGSGEYRDRYLGLKLPPTNISDAQVGQARTFAAKLADRLFGKRDATSV; encoded by the coding sequence ATGACCGCCGCGGACGGCGGCACCGGCCCGAAAGCGGCGCCGCGGGTACTGTTCGTCTACTACTCCTACACCGGTCAGACCGCGAAGGTGCTCGACGGGGCGGCCGAGGCGTTCCGCCAGCGCGGGTGCGAAGTGCACACCGCGGCAATCGAGTTCGTCGACGCCAAGTACGCCGAACCGTTCACCCGGTTCCCGATGCGCAAGGTGTGGCCGGACATGTTCAGCGTGCTGCCCGCCCAGAACCGTGGGCAGACCGGTGAGATCCGCACTCCCGATGCGGTGCGTGACGGGAACTACGACCTCGTCTGCCTCGGTTCGCCCACCTGGTGGGACACCGTGAGCATGCCGCTTCGTTCCTTCCTCACATCCGCCGAGGCGGCACCACTGCTCGACGGCACGCCCTACGCGGTGTTCGTGGTGTGCCGGCGTAAGTGGCGGCGCAATCTGGAAGCAGTGCGCGAACTGGCGGACAAGAACGGTGGCCGGTTCGCCGACAGCATCCATTTCGGCTATCCCGGTGGCGAACTGCCGTCCCTGCTGTCGCTGGCGAGCTATCTGGGCTCGGGGGAGTACCGCGATCGCTATCTGGGCCTCAAACTCCCGCCCACCAACATCAGCGACGCGCAGGTGGGGCAGGCACGCACGTTCGCGGCCAAGCTTGCGGACCGATTGTTCGGTAAACGCGATGCCACGTCCGTTTGA
- a CDS encoding DUF2505 domain-containing protein: MPRPFDVRTDSPASVEMIRSAFGSEAYWHARIAEFGGGATTLDTLTVDGDGTISVATTQDLGHDVLPGVLAKVFPGDLTLVRTETWRPAAERVSGEVTIAASGVPGRGLGAASLAPAPAGSSLTLSGTVEVRIPLVGGRVEKYICDQIIVEIPALQRFTSDWISRNA; this comes from the coding sequence ATGCCACGTCCGTTTGACGTCCGCACCGACTCGCCCGCCAGCGTCGAGATGATCCGTTCGGCGTTCGGCAGCGAGGCGTACTGGCACGCGCGGATCGCCGAGTTCGGCGGCGGCGCGACCACATTGGACACGTTGACCGTCGACGGTGACGGCACGATCTCGGTGGCCACGACCCAGGATCTCGGTCACGATGTGCTGCCCGGCGTTCTGGCCAAGGTGTTTCCCGGCGACCTGACGCTCGTGCGCACCGAGACGTGGCGGCCCGCCGCGGAGCGGGTCAGTGGTGAGGTCACGATCGCGGCGTCCGGCGTGCCCGGTCGCGGTCTCGGCGCGGCGTCGCTCGCCCCGGCCCCCGCCGGGTCCAGCCTGACCCTGTCCGGCACGGTCGAGGTCAGGATCCCGTTGGTGGGCGGCCGGGTCGAGAAGTACATCTGCGATCAGATCATCGTCGAGATTCCCGCGCTGCAGCGTTTCACCTCGGATTGGATTTCCCGCAATGCCTGA
- a CDS encoding nitroreductase family protein — protein sequence MADRDRRYTDTPGEVPTTAEALARLDMPLVDAMMTQRAVRRVYPDPIDDEILMKCIEVALHAPTGANGQNWEFIVIKDYDTKKRLAKRYRQAWNLYYQTVIRRVAATDESMAKTARAVQWQVDHFTEVPVLIVACLRLGAKDGRVPFVPMPHAALSGFFGSIYPSVQNLLLAARAMGLGASLITLPLWSVTSTRRTLGLPVSVTPCCVVPLGWPRGRYGPTTRRPAAEVMHFNRYGNRPWMGTD from the coding sequence ATGGCCGATCGCGACCGCCGCTACACCGACACCCCCGGGGAGGTGCCGACGACGGCGGAAGCCCTTGCCCGCCTTGACATGCCGCTGGTCGACGCGATGATGACCCAACGCGCCGTGCGGAGGGTCTATCCCGACCCGATCGACGACGAGATCCTGATGAAGTGCATCGAGGTCGCCCTGCATGCACCCACCGGCGCCAACGGGCAGAACTGGGAATTCATCGTCATCAAGGATTACGACACCAAGAAGAGACTGGCCAAGCGCTACCGCCAAGCCTGGAATCTCTACTACCAGACCGTCATCCGCCGGGTGGCGGCGACCGACGAGTCGATGGCGAAGACCGCGCGGGCCGTGCAGTGGCAGGTCGACCACTTCACCGAGGTCCCGGTCCTGATCGTGGCCTGTCTGCGGTTGGGCGCCAAGGACGGTCGGGTCCCGTTCGTGCCGATGCCGCACGCGGCGCTGTCCGGCTTCTTCGGCTCGATCTATCCCAGCGTGCAGAATCTGCTCCTGGCTGCGCGCGCGATGGGGCTGGGCGCATCGCTGATCACGTTGCCGCTGTGGAGCGTCACATCCACCCGCCGAACGCTGGGTCTGCCCGTCTCGGTCACGCCGTGCTGCGTCGTGCCGCTGGGCTGGCCGCGGGGCCGTTACGGTCCCACCACCCGCCGGCCTGCGGCTGAGGTGATGCACTTCAACAGGTACGGCAACCGGCCCTGGATGGGCACCGACTGA
- a CDS encoding LLM class flavin-dependent oxidoreductase — protein sequence MKLRTRPQAAGFRFGLLDGIVNTRISPTLLPSASMLTAATTGADSFWVGDHINSLVPRSVATPEHLGLAAKLVPKVDAILEPWTMLGHLAARNRMRRLRFGVCVTDASRRHPAVTAQAAATLHLLTRGRAILGIGVGEREGNEPYGVEWTKPVARFVEALATIRALWESGGEPITRDSAYFPLRHAVFDLPPYQGKWPEIWVAAHGPRMLRATGRYADGWVPFVISRPADYARALETVRTAASDHGRDPMSIVPAVNRTVVTGRTRDDVDEALDSVIVKSVALAAPAEAWLRHGVEHPLGADFSGVQDLVPQTIDEQTALEYTARVPASLMKEICFHGTADEVLDQVAEWRDHGLRYLLVINGSQLNPKLRKGMAATLPYTKVLRGLGKL from the coding sequence ATGAAGCTCCGCACCCGGCCGCAGGCGGCCGGATTTCGTTTCGGATTGCTCGACGGCATCGTGAACACGCGGATCTCGCCGACGTTGTTGCCCTCTGCCAGCATGCTGACCGCGGCGACCACCGGCGCCGACTCGTTCTGGGTGGGCGACCACATCAATTCTCTGGTGCCGCGGTCGGTCGCCACCCCCGAGCACCTCGGTCTGGCGGCGAAGCTGGTGCCCAAGGTCGACGCCATCCTGGAGCCGTGGACGATGCTCGGCCACCTGGCGGCGCGCAACCGGATGCGCCGGTTGCGCTTCGGGGTCTGCGTCACCGATGCCAGCCGTCGGCACCCGGCGGTCACCGCCCAGGCGGCCGCGACCCTGCATCTGCTCACCCGCGGTCGCGCCATCCTCGGGATCGGTGTCGGCGAACGCGAAGGCAACGAGCCGTACGGGGTGGAGTGGACGAAGCCCGTCGCCCGGTTCGTCGAGGCGCTGGCGACGATCCGGGCGCTGTGGGAGTCGGGCGGCGAACCGATCACGCGGGACTCGGCGTATTTCCCGCTGCGGCACGCCGTCTTCGATCTCCCCCCGTACCAGGGCAAGTGGCCGGAGATCTGGGTGGCCGCGCACGGCCCCCGGATGTTGCGCGCGACCGGGCGTTACGCAGACGGGTGGGTGCCGTTCGTCATCTCCCGGCCCGCCGACTACGCCCGAGCGCTGGAGACCGTGCGCACCGCAGCCTCCGATCACGGCCGCGACCCGATGTCGATCGTGCCCGCGGTCAACCGCACCGTCGTGACCGGACGCACCCGCGACGACGTCGACGAAGCACTGGATTCGGTGATCGTGAAGTCGGTGGCGTTGGCCGCGCCCGCGGAGGCATGGTTGCGACACGGGGTGGAGCATCCGCTGGGTGCGGATTTCTCCGGCGTGCAGGACCTCGTGCCGCAGACCATCGACGAGCAGACCGCGCTCGAGTACACCGCGCGCGTGCCGGCATCGTTGATGAAGGAGATCTGCTTCCACGGGACCGCCGACGAGGTGCTCGATCAGGTCGCCGAGTGGCGCGACCACGGCCTGCGGTACCTGCTGGTCATCAACGGCAGCCAGTTGAACCCGAAACTGCGCAAGGGGATGGCGGCGACGCTGCCTTACACCAAAGTGCTGCGGGGGCTCGGCAAGCTCTGA
- a CDS encoding alpha/beta hydrolase, translating into MPSATLEVIDKGSASPAHPAPLLFVHGAWHAAWCWDEHFLDFFAGQGYRALAPSLRGHGASPATKPLRALSIADYVDDVAQVAASLPTPPVVIGHSMGGFVVQKFLESRDIPAAVLMASAPPRGYLGSGMRWLRRHPWHFMKLSASGRSLAYVSTPELARERFFSPHTPEALVASCAARLQEESARSGVDGLLALPRPRRVRAPLLVLGAGHDGAVTAAEVRATAKAYGTEPEFFSDLGHNMMLEPGWQSVAERIHTWLGTRGL; encoded by the coding sequence ATGCCATCAGCCACACTCGAGGTGATCGACAAGGGCAGCGCCAGTCCGGCGCATCCGGCCCCGCTGCTGTTCGTCCACGGCGCGTGGCATGCGGCATGGTGCTGGGACGAGCACTTCCTCGACTTCTTCGCCGGCCAGGGCTACCGGGCCCTGGCCCCGAGCCTTCGCGGCCACGGCGCCAGCCCGGCCACCAAGCCCCTGCGGGCCTTGTCGATCGCCGACTATGTCGACGACGTGGCCCAGGTGGCCGCGAGTCTGCCGACACCTCCGGTGGTCATCGGCCACTCGATGGGCGGCTTCGTGGTGCAGAAATTTCTCGAGTCCCGCGACATCCCGGCCGCCGTGCTGATGGCGTCCGCACCGCCGCGGGGCTACCTCGGTTCGGGAATGCGCTGGCTGCGGCGCCACCCGTGGCATTTCATGAAGCTCTCGGCCTCGGGCCGTTCACTCGCCTACGTCAGCACGCCCGAACTCGCCCGGGAGCGGTTCTTCTCACCCCACACCCCGGAGGCCCTGGTGGCGTCCTGCGCGGCCCGACTGCAGGAAGAGAGCGCACGGTCGGGAGTCGACGGGCTCCTGGCGCTGCCGCGGCCCAGGCGGGTGCGGGCGCCACTGCTGGTCCTGGGCGCCGGGCACGACGGCGCGGTCACCGCCGCGGAGGTGCGCGCCACCGCCAAGGCCTACGGCACCGAGCCCGAGTTCTTCTCCGACCTGGGTCACAACATGATGCTGGAGCCCGGGTGGCAGTCGGTCGCCGAACGCATCCACACCTGGTTGGGCACCCGGGGACTGTGA
- a CDS encoding PE-PPE domain-containing protein, which translates to MHSALRPYMTTGLAIVGSSVLAFAPIAPPAPAESATTTTRQVTQDVTLSARVVTINPSPDALKMGEQLQGTVCGGNGTPCYELEYAPIFTDGTGYLGFGVQALRRNLAGNLGEETTIFAFSEGATVASQWLEKHLEDPEAYPAPQNLTFVVIGNPTRKYGGSLFLSPWTESPYKVIDVAMQYDPTVDQPTNTLNSLAVLNAALGFFTNHLGKGYTDVDIDAEENTKWTEDGIEYVFVPSKTLPIVEPLRWLGLDELADGLTPGLQYLIEQAYDRDDRITNTTMEAPNESLSYVPINLLETVANIPFYAVAGTNRFAEAMRDSGSWWVYTETNVLGWDPANPEMTRAFVDFLVAIPSISGPMGEIADYWARANLPMNEGCTGTGRTQCLNPAGITDQMFKVMLWDLFAKEGYTFEGPITPVYNPVSDEETYWGQEMDQDGDEVSWYGDTVYLEPFAEIKSFWNHLKSTPEGIKTPTLGDQIGAAVNLFEALMVTWYPFVPKSQIWNPNETAFAYLFRPFAKVLCPDCNEVDPFMPTDWKVGDDIPKGLYIPAKVKDLYDEDGKYIGPPVDSTDEDADADADATSRSFLAALFGQEEQTTEETVDETTEEATGTTEEAAEETPAVTEDAAEEQTDVVSDAIQGLKDKFESVTDEGEVTDEAPAEEAPVEEDAADAGDEAEDVADETEEADDAEDIADEADEADEADEAEDIADEADDEAADEAADDQADSDDSDAGSDDSSDSGSTSSGSDSGDSGSSDSGSDSGSSGGSDD; encoded by the coding sequence ATGCATTCTGCGCTTCGCCCGTACATGACCACGGGCCTGGCAATCGTCGGGTCGAGCGTCCTGGCTTTCGCCCCCATCGCGCCCCCGGCCCCTGCGGAGAGCGCGACGACCACCACCAGGCAGGTCACGCAAGACGTCACGCTGTCCGCCAGAGTCGTCACGATCAACCCGTCGCCAGACGCGCTGAAAATGGGCGAGCAGTTGCAGGGTACTGTCTGCGGCGGGAACGGCACCCCGTGCTATGAGCTCGAGTACGCGCCCATATTCACGGACGGGACCGGATACCTCGGCTTTGGCGTGCAAGCACTCAGGCGGAACCTCGCGGGAAACCTTGGCGAGGAGACCACCATCTTCGCTTTCAGCGAGGGTGCCACCGTCGCATCGCAGTGGCTCGAAAAGCACCTCGAAGACCCAGAGGCATACCCGGCGCCGCAGAATCTGACGTTTGTGGTCATCGGCAATCCGACTCGCAAGTATGGCGGCTCACTGTTCCTTTCGCCCTGGACCGAAAGTCCGTACAAGGTGATAGACGTCGCCATGCAGTACGACCCGACGGTCGACCAGCCCACCAATACGCTGAACTCGCTGGCTGTCCTCAACGCCGCATTGGGCTTCTTCACCAACCACCTCGGTAAGGGCTACACGGACGTCGACATCGACGCCGAGGAAAACACCAAGTGGACTGAAGACGGCATCGAATACGTCTTCGTGCCGTCCAAAACGCTGCCCATCGTTGAGCCTCTGCGCTGGCTCGGTCTCGACGAGCTCGCTGACGGGCTGACCCCGGGTCTGCAGTACCTGATCGAGCAGGCTTACGACCGCGACGATCGCATCACCAACACGACGATGGAAGCTCCGAACGAGAGCCTCTCCTACGTGCCGATCAACCTTCTCGAGACGGTCGCTAACATTCCGTTCTACGCCGTGGCGGGCACCAACCGCTTCGCCGAGGCGATGCGCGACAGCGGCAGCTGGTGGGTGTACACCGAGACCAACGTGCTGGGCTGGGATCCGGCCAACCCGGAGATGACCCGCGCGTTCGTCGACTTCCTGGTCGCCATCCCGTCGATCTCGGGCCCGATGGGCGAGATCGCCGACTACTGGGCGCGGGCGAACCTGCCGATGAACGAAGGATGCACGGGCACCGGCCGGACGCAGTGCCTCAACCCGGCCGGCATCACCGACCAGATGTTCAAGGTGATGCTGTGGGATTTGTTCGCCAAGGAGGGCTACACCTTCGAAGGTCCCATCACCCCGGTCTACAACCCCGTCAGCGACGAGGAGACCTACTGGGGTCAGGAGATGGATCAGGACGGTGACGAGGTCTCGTGGTATGGGGACACCGTGTACCTCGAGCCGTTCGCCGAGATAAAGTCGTTCTGGAACCACCTGAAGTCGACCCCCGAGGGTATCAAGACCCCGACACTCGGGGATCAGATCGGCGCCGCCGTCAATTTGTTCGAGGCGCTGATGGTCACCTGGTATCCATTTGTGCCGAAGAGCCAGATCTGGAACCCGAACGAGACCGCGTTCGCTTACCTGTTCCGGCCGTTCGCCAAGGTCCTGTGCCCGGACTGCAACGAGGTCGACCCGTTCATGCCGACCGACTGGAAGGTCGGCGACGACATCCCCAAGGGCCTCTACATCCCGGCGAAGGTCAAGGACCTCTACGACGAGGACGGCAAGTACATCGGGCCCCCGGTCGACTCGACCGACGAGGACGCCGACGCGGACGCGGACGCCACCTCGCGGTCCTTCCTGGCGGCGCTGTTCGGCCAGGAGGAGCAGACGACCGAGGAGACGGTCGACGAGACCACCGAGGAGGCCACCGGGACCACCGAAGAGGCCGCCGAGGAGACTCCCGCCGTCACCGAGGACGCCGCCGAGGAGCAGACGGATGTCGTCTCCGACGCGATCCAGGGGCTGAAGGACAAGTTCGAATCGGTCACCGACGAGGGTGAGGTCACCGACGAGGCACCGGCCGAGGAGGCCCCCGTCGAGGAGGATGCCGCCGACGCGGGTGACGAGGCCGAGGACGTCGCCGACGAGACCGAAGAGGCCGACGACGCCGAAGACATCGCTGACGAGGCCGACGAGGCCGACGAGGCCGACGAGGCCGAAGACATCGCTGACGAGGCCGACGACGAGGCGGCTGACGAGGCCGCCGACGACCAGGCGGACTCGGATGACTCCGATGCGGGCTCCGACGATTCGTCCGACAGCGGCAGCACCAGCTCGGGCAGCGACAGCGGTGACTCCGGCAGCAGCGACTCCGGCAGTGACAGCGGCAGCTCCGGCGGCTCCGACGATTAG
- a CDS encoding flavin-containing monooxygenase has translation MSTEQYDAVIVGAGFGGMGSAIQLNRLGYDKIAILDREDDLGGTWHVNRYPGLTVDVPSTTYSYRFEPNPYWSRLYAPGSELKTYAEHVADKYDLRRYMRFNTVVDGARWDDDAQEWLVSLSDGQTLHTRFLILATGYLCQPKKPDIPGIESFTGTVLHAQEWDHSYSLAGKRAAIIGTGSTGVQLIPKLAEDASELTVYQRTPIWVMPKLDFGFGPRAQRLFAKVPATQRMLRVSSDLFMDIMVTLAMWRFRQFRPVNRIAAAIGRLHRFAAIRDRDLRRKLTPSYDFGCKRPTLSNVYYRTFNKPHVHLETAGIDRIEPDGIVATDGTKRVIDTLVLATGFDVWESNLPAIEVIGREGRDLGKWWRENRFQAYEGLTVPLFPNMLSQASPYAWVGMSWFDTVEYQMRHMERLFGEMQRTGARTFEVTEEANARFLDRMLTLLDDSVFLLGNCANSRSYWFNSSGEAPLFRPTTVRQAVKEQQHFPLSDYALA, from the coding sequence GTGAGCACGGAGCAGTATGACGCCGTAATCGTCGGCGCCGGATTCGGCGGCATGGGATCAGCCATCCAGCTGAACCGGCTCGGTTACGACAAGATCGCCATTCTCGACCGCGAGGACGACCTCGGTGGGACGTGGCACGTCAACCGTTACCCAGGCTTGACGGTTGACGTCCCGTCCACCACCTACTCCTATCGGTTCGAGCCCAACCCGTACTGGTCGCGGCTGTATGCGCCCGGCAGCGAGCTCAAGACCTACGCCGAGCACGTCGCCGACAAGTACGACCTGCGGCGCTACATGCGGTTCAACACCGTGGTCGACGGTGCACGCTGGGACGACGACGCGCAGGAATGGCTCGTGTCCCTGTCCGACGGTCAGACGCTGCACACGCGGTTCCTGATCCTGGCCACCGGGTACCTGTGCCAACCGAAGAAGCCGGACATCCCCGGCATCGAGAGCTTCACGGGCACCGTGCTGCACGCTCAGGAGTGGGATCACTCGTACTCGCTGGCGGGCAAGCGCGCCGCGATCATCGGGACCGGCTCGACCGGTGTGCAGCTCATCCCCAAGCTCGCCGAGGACGCCTCCGAGCTGACCGTCTACCAGCGCACCCCGATCTGGGTCATGCCGAAGCTCGACTTCGGCTTCGGGCCCCGGGCGCAGCGACTGTTCGCGAAGGTTCCGGCCACCCAGCGGATGCTGCGGGTGTCCAGCGACCTGTTCATGGACATCATGGTCACCCTCGCGATGTGGCGTTTCCGCCAGTTCCGGCCGGTGAACCGCATCGCCGCCGCGATCGGCCGGCTGCACCGGTTCGCGGCGATCCGGGACCGGGATCTGCGCCGCAAACTGACCCCGAGCTACGACTTCGGGTGCAAACGCCCGACGCTGTCGAACGTCTACTACCGCACGTTCAACAAACCCCACGTCCACCTGGAGACGGCCGGCATCGACCGGATCGAGCCGGACGGCATCGTCGCGACGGACGGCACCAAACGCGTGATCGACACGTTGGTGCTGGCCACCGGATTCGACGTGTGGGAGTCGAATCTACCGGCCATCGAGGTCATCGGCCGGGAAGGCCGCGATCTGGGCAAGTGGTGGCGGGAGAACCGATTCCAGGCCTACGAGGGCCTGACGGTGCCACTGTTTCCGAACATGCTGAGCCAGGCCAGCCCGTACGCCTGGGTGGGCATGTCGTGGTTCGACACGGTCGAATACCAGATGCGGCACATGGAGCGGTTGTTCGGCGAGATGCAACGCACCGGCGCGCGGACCTTCGAGGTCACCGAGGAGGCGAACGCGCGTTTCCTGGACCGGATGCTGACGCTGCTCGACGACTCGGTGTTCCTGCTGGGCAACTGCGCGAACTCGCGGTCGTACTGGTTCAACAGTTCCGGTGAGGCCCCGCTGTTCCGGCCCACCACCGTGCGTCAGGCCGTCAAGGAGCAGCAGCACTTTCCGCTCAGCGACTACGCGCTAGCCTGA